One Mesorhizobium sp. J428 DNA segment encodes these proteins:
- a CDS encoding bifunctional aminoglycoside phosphotransferase/ATP-binding protein, whose amino-acid sequence MITDEQTAAVAFLTDPSTHGLTGPVETMDTHISHIVLAGERAFKMKRAVKLPYVDFSTPALRLAACEKEVALNSETAPGLYLGVQRLTREADGHLVFDGKGEVVDAVVEMRRFDQSALLDRMAEAGKLTPALMTDTARMIVRFHRGAPVVHAGGGAANMEGVLDINRAGFATSHVFAPEEVERFDATFRAALAHHETLLDRREQAGKVRRCHGDLHLRNLFLDQGEPCLFDCIEFNDQIATVDVLYDLAFLLMDLWHRDLAELANLVMNRYLDEADDEDGFVLLPFFMAVRAAVRAHVTATQIEEGSDAANRLRGEARAYFDLATRLLTPHPPRLVAIGGLSGTGKTTVAEALAPYIGPPPGARIVESDRIRKALHGVAAETRLPDKAYRPEVSDRVYREMAWRAGLILSEGGSVVADAVFERPNDRVRIEQVAVERDITFDGAWLEAPADVLWQRVGQRSGGPSDATVDVLSRQLQRDAGEIGWQRIDAARRPGRIVADILSFTKKGEPSAA is encoded by the coding sequence TTGATCACCGACGAGCAGACCGCTGCGGTCGCATTCCTCACCGATCCGTCGACACACGGGCTAACCGGCCCGGTCGAGACCATGGACACGCATATCTCGCACATCGTCCTGGCAGGCGAGCGCGCCTTCAAGATGAAGCGAGCGGTGAAGCTTCCCTATGTCGATTTCTCCACGCCTGCCCTGCGGCTCGCCGCATGCGAGAAGGAAGTCGCGCTCAACTCCGAAACCGCACCCGGCCTCTATCTCGGCGTACAGCGTCTGACGCGGGAGGCTGATGGACACCTCGTCTTCGACGGCAAGGGCGAAGTGGTGGATGCGGTCGTCGAAATGCGGCGTTTCGACCAGTCCGCCCTACTCGACCGGATGGCCGAGGCGGGCAAGCTGACGCCGGCCCTGATGACCGACACCGCGCGGATGATCGTCCGTTTCCACCGCGGCGCACCGGTCGTCCATGCGGGCGGCGGCGCGGCCAACATGGAGGGCGTGCTCGATATCAACCGGGCTGGCTTCGCGACCAGCCATGTCTTCGCACCAGAAGAGGTCGAGCGCTTCGACGCCACCTTCCGCGCAGCGCTCGCACACCATGAGACTCTGCTCGACCGGCGAGAGCAGGCGGGCAAGGTGAGGCGCTGCCACGGCGATCTCCACCTGCGCAATCTCTTCCTCGACCAGGGCGAGCCGTGCCTGTTCGACTGCATCGAGTTCAACGACCAGATCGCGACCGTGGACGTGCTCTACGACCTCGCCTTCCTGCTGATGGACCTGTGGCACCGCGATCTGGCCGAGCTCGCCAACCTGGTGATGAACCGTTACCTGGACGAGGCCGACGACGAGGACGGTTTCGTGCTTCTCCCCTTCTTCATGGCCGTCCGCGCCGCCGTTCGGGCACATGTGACGGCCACACAGATCGAGGAGGGATCAGACGCGGCGAACAGACTGAGAGGCGAGGCGCGGGCCTATTTCGACCTCGCCACGCGCTTGCTAACTCCCCATCCGCCACGCCTCGTCGCCATCGGCGGGCTGAGCGGTACGGGCAAGACGACGGTCGCCGAGGCGCTGGCGCCGTATATCGGACCACCGCCAGGCGCGCGCATCGTCGAGAGCGACCGCATCCGCAAGGCGCTGCACGGCGTCGCCGCCGAGACGCGCCTGCCGGACAAGGCCTACCGGCCGGAAGTATCAGATCGGGTCTATCGCGAGATGGCCTGGCGTGCCGGCCTCATCCTTTCCGAGGGCGGCTCGGTGGTGGCGGATGCCGTCTTTGAGCGGCCAAACGACCGCGTCCGGATCGAGCAGGTCGCCGTCGAGCGAGATATCACCTTCGATGGCGCATGGCTGGAAGCCCCGGCCGACGTGCTCTGGCAAAGGGTCGGCCAGCGCTCCGGCGGTCCCTCCGACGCCACCGTCGACGTCCTGTCCCGCCAGTTGCAACGGGATGCGGGCGAGATCGGCTGGCAAAGGATCGACGCCGCACGCCGGCCAGGACGCATCGTCGCCGACATCCTGTCATTCACGAAAAAGGGCGAGCCCTCGGCCGCATGA
- a CDS encoding universal stress protein, with protein sequence MKTILTVTSPDLDDTDLKLAATLCEESGAHLAVLVVKLAAPPPIGGYAAIVSDDWLQEREADKARLTERALAISGLLASLSISADVSSEYVEEPWADDVVGRRARYADLTLIGPRLLRDGILKSKVTAGALFSSGKPLLLAPRGSNPTLRPRRVVVGWDSSLEASKAVAGALDILTAAEDVRLLLVDPVEGESGQGAEPGADAAAYLARHGVRVTVDRRPSQGRSVAIVLRQHAIDTSADLLVMGAYGHSRLQERIFGGVTKSMIDEPALPILMAR encoded by the coding sequence ATGAAGACGATTCTCACCGTCACCAGCCCCGATCTCGACGACACGGATTTGAAGCTGGCCGCCACCCTGTGCGAGGAAAGCGGCGCGCATCTCGCCGTCCTCGTCGTAAAGCTCGCGGCCCCGCCGCCGATCGGCGGCTATGCGGCGATAGTATCAGACGATTGGCTTCAGGAGCGGGAGGCCGATAAGGCGAGACTGACGGAGAGGGCCTTGGCCATCTCCGGCCTGCTGGCGTCCCTGTCGATTTCAGCCGACGTGTCGAGCGAATATGTCGAGGAGCCCTGGGCGGACGACGTCGTCGGCCGGCGCGCCCGCTATGCCGACCTCACGCTCATCGGCCCTCGACTCCTACGCGACGGTATCCTGAAGAGCAAAGTGACAGCAGGCGCCCTGTTCTCGTCCGGCAAGCCGCTGCTGCTCGCGCCGCGCGGCTCGAACCCGACGCTCAGGCCGAGGCGCGTAGTGGTAGGATGGGATTCCAGCCTGGAGGCGTCCAAGGCCGTTGCCGGAGCACTCGACATCCTCACGGCAGCAGAGGACGTCCGCCTGCTGCTGGTCGATCCGGTCGAGGGAGAGAGCGGCCAGGGCGCTGAGCCCGGCGCCGACGCCGCCGCCTATCTCGCGCGACACGGCGTCAGGGTCACCGTCGACCGCCGCCCGAGCCAGGGCCGTTCGGTCGCCATCGTGCTGCGCCAGCATGCGATCGACACTTCGGCCGACCTGCTCGTCATGGGGGCCTACGGCCATTCCAGGTTGCAGGAGCGCATCTTCGGCGGCGTCACGAAATCGATGATCGACGAGCCGGCGCTGCCGATCCTGATGGCGCGCTAG
- a CDS encoding branched-chain amino acid ABC transporter permease: MRTGHFKERAGQLVALSDSKVVWSFVALLFALALVAPFVLGNYQVTLVVSTLIAIVGAVGLNMLTGTTGLISLGQAGFLAVGAYTNAILMMDHGWPVWLSLPAGGVMAALISILVGVPSLRLKGLYLAITTLAFAFIINHIILYAEWLTHGPNGIFVSGAKLFGFDIQKGKPLYYTTLAVAALVVFAALNIQRSRVGRAWMAIRDHDIAARVMGVDLVRYKLLAFMVSSFIVGIAGALISLQIRFVNIDVFALILSIEALAIVILGGLGSIAGAILGAIFLSLLPEAIRLFFETFADTNSSFYTTYVYEIRGITYGVVIIAFLRLKPEGLIGLWRDIRKYWSNWPLAY, translated from the coding sequence ATGCGGACAGGACATTTCAAGGAACGTGCCGGACAGCTGGTCGCGCTTAGCGACAGCAAGGTGGTCTGGTCTTTCGTCGCGCTGCTGTTCGCGCTGGCGCTGGTCGCACCCTTCGTGCTCGGCAACTACCAGGTGACGCTGGTCGTCTCGACGCTGATCGCGATCGTCGGCGCTGTGGGGCTCAACATGCTGACGGGCACGACGGGGCTGATTTCGCTCGGCCAGGCGGGCTTCCTCGCGGTCGGCGCCTATACCAATGCGATCCTGATGATGGACCATGGCTGGCCGGTCTGGCTGTCGCTGCCGGCGGGCGGCGTGATGGCCGCGCTGATCAGCATCCTGGTCGGCGTGCCGTCGCTGAGGCTGAAGGGTCTCTACCTCGCGATCACCACGCTCGCCTTTGCCTTCATCATCAACCACATCATCCTCTATGCTGAATGGCTGACGCACGGGCCGAACGGCATCTTCGTCTCGGGCGCGAAGCTGTTCGGCTTCGACATCCAGAAGGGCAAGCCGCTCTACTACACGACGCTTGCCGTCGCCGCTCTCGTCGTCTTCGCCGCGCTCAACATCCAGCGCTCGCGCGTCGGACGCGCCTGGATGGCCATCCGCGACCACGACATCGCCGCCCGCGTCATGGGCGTCGACCTGGTGCGCTACAAGCTTTTGGCCTTCATGGTCTCGTCCTTCATCGTCGGCATCGCCGGCGCGCTGATCTCGCTGCAGATCCGTTTCGTCAATATCGATGTCTTCGCGCTGATCCTGTCGATCGAGGCGCTGGCGATCGTCATCCTCGGCGGGCTGGGCTCGATCGCTGGCGCGATCCTCGGCGCGATCTTTCTGTCGCTGCTGCCCGAGGCGATCCGGCTGTTCTTCGAGACCTTCGCTGACACGAATTCCAGCTTCTACACGACCTATGTCTACGAGATCCGCGGCATCACCTACGGCGTCGTCATCATCGCCTTCCTGCGGCTGAAGCCGGAGGGGCTGATCGGGCTCTGGCGTGACATCCGCAAATACTGGAGCAACTGGCCGCTCGCCTACTGA
- a CDS encoding phasin family protein produces the protein MPFLAEGRNAIQAGMQIQAQAFGALLRYQIEGLAFLKRRYEQDAKLAEELAASEEMKDAFDILSTFAQNAASDYAGEASRLASLGSRLASEAAKQAHKDAATIAGDMAAQTAA, from the coding sequence GTGCCGTTCCTGGCCGAGGGCCGCAATGCCATCCAGGCGGGAATGCAAATCCAGGCGCAGGCATTCGGCGCGCTGCTGCGCTACCAGATCGAAGGCCTCGCCTTCCTGAAGCGCCGTTACGAGCAGGATGCAAAACTGGCCGAGGAACTCGCCGCGAGCGAGGAGATGAAGGACGCCTTCGACATCCTCAGCACCTTCGCCCAGAACGCCGCGTCCGACTATGCGGGCGAGGCGAGCCGCCTTGCCTCGCTGGGCTCCAGGCTCGCCTCCGAGGCGGCCAAGCAGGCGCACAAGGACGCCGCGACAATCGCCGGGGACATGGCCGCGCAGACGGCTGCCTGA
- a CDS encoding nitronate monooxygenase family protein, which yields MPLPASWTGRLRLPVVAAPMFLISGPDLVVGTCNAGAVGSFPALNQRTSDGYRDWLDEISGRLTADAAPFGVNLVVHRSNPRLEADLAITIDRKVPLVITSLGLNRDLIAAVHSYGGLVFHDVTNLKFAAKAAEAGVDGLIAVTYGAGGHAGPISPFAALHEIRQIFNGTLLLGGAISTGRQVAAARLMGADMVYMGTRFMATAESMAVERQRQMILDAKAADIVYTPAVSGVPGNFLRASLAAAGKDPDDLTPPDALNFGTQKGDAKAWRDLWAAGQGVGAIDDLPHVAALVDRLEAEYRSAATLLA from the coding sequence ATGCCTCTTCCCGCTTCCTGGACCGGGCGTCTTCGCCTTCCGGTCGTCGCCGCTCCGATGTTCCTGATCTCCGGTCCGGACCTCGTCGTCGGCACATGCAATGCGGGCGCGGTCGGCTCCTTCCCGGCGCTCAACCAGCGCACCAGCGACGGCTATCGCGACTGGCTGGACGAGATTTCCGGGCGGCTGACGGCGGATGCCGCGCCCTTCGGCGTCAATCTTGTCGTGCACAGGTCCAATCCGCGCCTGGAGGCGGACCTTGCCATCACAATCGACCGCAAGGTGCCGCTGGTCATCACCTCGCTGGGGCTCAACCGCGACCTGATCGCGGCGGTGCATTCCTATGGCGGGCTGGTGTTCCACGACGTGACGAACCTGAAGTTCGCGGCCAAGGCGGCCGAGGCAGGCGTCGACGGGCTGATCGCGGTGACTTACGGCGCGGGCGGCCATGCCGGGCCGATCAGCCCTTTTGCGGCGCTGCACGAGATCCGGCAGATCTTCAACGGCACACTTCTGCTCGGCGGCGCGATCTCGACCGGGCGCCAGGTCGCGGCCGCGCGGCTGATGGGCGCGGACATGGTCTACATGGGCACCCGTTTCATGGCGACGGCCGAGAGCATGGCGGTCGAACGGCAGCGGCAGATGATCCTCGATGCGAAGGCCGCCGACATCGTATATACGCCGGCCGTCAGCGGCGTGCCGGGCAATTTCCTGCGTGCGAGCCTCGCGGCGGCGGGCAAGGACCCCGACGACCTCACACCGCCCGACGCGTTGAACTTCGGCACGCAGAAAGGCGACGCCAAGGCCTGGCGCGACCTCTGGGCGGCCGGGCAGGGCGTGGGCGCGATCGACGACTTGCCGCATGTCGCCGCCCTGGTCGACCGGCTGGAGGCGGAATATCGGTCGGCGGCAACGCTCCTCGCCTGA
- a CDS encoding ABC transporter substrate-binding protein — translation MRKTLLALAATLLASTAYAQDPGVSDTEIKIGDVNIMTGPASFIGKAVSVGSKIAAAEINEAGGVNGRKITVITEDDGYVPARSFQALTKLIEVDGIFALNGTSGTANALAMMPLIEENNLPTVVTTAPNELIYEPVRPSVFTIGASYSDAFYGQLKYIHENMKVENPVYGVIRQDDDFGKAVEDGYDRAVKEFGVKDGLRIRYKKGTANFAAEMAQMKQAGVNVLANGGIIAGAANILGEARKLSMDLQVAGVWSEDMPPSVNLSAPAGYDYLVADYVALDGPAIDAFMEKAKKYATPEEVGAINRYTYITYVGLHVLAEGMKRCGKELTRACTIEQLRGLKDFDTQGVAAPISFDNEKQLSGTALKIYQLDHTTKTFKTLQDFTQY, via the coding sequence ATGAGGAAGACATTGCTTGCACTGGCCGCGACGCTGCTGGCGTCGACGGCCTACGCCCAGGATCCGGGTGTCAGCGACACCGAGATCAAGATCGGCGACGTGAACATCATGACCGGTCCGGCCTCGTTCATCGGCAAGGCCGTGTCGGTCGGCTCGAAGATCGCCGCGGCCGAGATCAACGAGGCGGGGGGCGTCAACGGCCGGAAGATCACGGTGATCACCGAGGACGACGGCTACGTGCCTGCACGCTCGTTCCAGGCGCTGACCAAACTGATCGAGGTCGACGGCATCTTCGCGCTCAACGGCACCTCCGGCACCGCCAACGCGCTCGCCATGATGCCGCTGATCGAGGAGAACAACCTGCCGACGGTCGTCACCACCGCTCCGAACGAGCTGATCTATGAGCCGGTCCGTCCGTCGGTCTTCACCATCGGCGCGAGCTATTCGGACGCCTTCTACGGCCAGCTCAAATACATCCACGAGAACATGAAGGTGGAGAACCCGGTCTACGGCGTGATCCGCCAGGACGACGACTTCGGCAAGGCCGTCGAGGACGGCTATGACCGCGCGGTCAAGGAATTCGGCGTCAAGGACGGCTTGCGCATCCGCTACAAGAAGGGCACCGCCAATTTCGCGGCCGAGATGGCGCAGATGAAACAGGCGGGCGTCAATGTGCTCGCAAATGGCGGCATCATCGCCGGCGCGGCCAACATCCTCGGCGAGGCCCGCAAGCTGTCGATGGATCTGCAGGTCGCCGGCGTCTGGTCGGAAGACATGCCTCCCTCGGTCAACTTGTCGGCTCCGGCCGGCTACGACTACCTCGTCGCCGACTACGTCGCGCTCGACGGCCCCGCGATCGACGCCTTCATGGAGAAGGCGAAGAAATACGCCACGCCGGAAGAGGTCGGTGCGATCAACCGCTATACCTACATCACTTATGTCGGTCTCCACGTGCTGGCCGAAGGCATGAAGCGCTGTGGCAAGGAGCTGACGCGGGCCTGTACGATCGAGCAATTGCGCGGGCTGAAGGACTTCGACACCCAGGGCGTGGCAGCACCCATCAGCTTCGACAATGAGAAGCAGCTCTCCGGCACGGCGCTCAAGATCTACCAGCTCGACCACACGACGAAGACCTTCAAGACCCTGCAGGATTTCACGCAGTACTGA